One genomic window of Mercenaria mercenaria strain notata chromosome 2, MADL_Memer_1, whole genome shotgun sequence includes the following:
- the LOC123562018 gene encoding toll-like receptor 4 encodes MEAILMSFLLVVLVVSSAFSCGPDGICLCEAYNQMDCSKTKLPMSEVCGFIRNSSIFNVSVLRLELNDYQMIKEFDLGGCDELNELYLGQNEISSIENGSFARFDRLELLDINNNSLAIYDGTVKQGFKFPVTTKTLKLNGNSKADTSGQASYPDLSYLSNLEVLYMDGLKNKMLPESYRMIKTLQNLVLSGLNGNCNISVITNSTLQNLPHVRTLNMSSCNIENIYAGAFKGMQYLEILDLSKNLRLGFRMLENISYSLQFTRIKSLNYSKVYNTFGMGTQLKLRDACYLWNTTLNELVLNSNRIQLAQTNSLILVPRSLKILRVEDNKFTFAPYLLQLACMVNLEEVYANDQNSAHNPLLYEKEPIENYSETMKDDSYCPYMQAEFLRNISKNTESCPYFKNNDLHGLKIYPYFPKNLKIVEYARSNLKYNITKFLVLPMSNAIEYLDFSDNILYALTGPIGPFPKMKYLYLSRNYCSHIGVGFFDNFKGLGLVFSNEHYGPVIFEELVNVKVLNLSSNIISYLPPTAFTKMTQLETLDLSVNGIETWTIDVNTLNNLVHLNLKSNSFHALPTVLTNKLESNAKLIGKKFTIDLANNSFTTNCDEKVFLEWMVKHRDNMLHFKDYTFRNKTGATLSVEQFVEAVNKLNTECRSYTAVIVFSSIGVSVFLSIAVGGIIYKNRWKLRYLMRITKIRQFGYNRLYNDPNEEFTYDAFISSANENLRFILDKITPRMEEQEMKLCLHDRDFLPGNNIADNILEAIRNSRKTVVILSKEFLKSKWCLYEFNMARMESIYSRGGENCLVVVMLEDVPTRNMTTEMLQWIISKRAGLQWIKSNTYIEYTTEEGELLFWDNLTEALRE; translated from the exons ATGGAAGCAATATTAATGAGTTTTCTTTTGGTCGTATTAGTTGTGTCAAGTGCATTTTCTTGTGGACCAGATGGAATATGCTTGTGTGAGGCTTATAATCAGATGGATTGTTCCAAAACAAAGTTACCGATGTCAGAAGTATGTGGATTTATAAGAAACTCATCTATTTTCAATGTTTCAGTCCTGCGTTTGGAGCTGAACGATTATCAAATGATAAAAGAGTTTGACTTGGGAGGATGTGATGAATTGAATGAGTTGTATCTGGGACAAAATGAAATAAGCTCTATAGAAAACGGTTCGTTTGCCAGATTTGATCGTCTTGAGCTACTTGATATAAACAACAACAGTTTGGCTATATATGATGGAACAGTTAAACAAGGTTTTAAATTTCCGGTAACAACAAAGACTCTTAAGCTGAATGGTAATTCGAAAGCAGATACAAGTGGACAAGCCTCATATCCGGATTTATCTTATTTAAGTAACCTTGAAGTTCTGTACATGGATGGTCTGAAGAACAAAATGCTTCCAGAGTCCTATCGCATGATTAAGACATTACAAAATCTAGTTCTTTCTGGATTGAACGGAAACTGtaatatctctgtaattacaaaCTCTACATTGCAAAATCTTCCTCATGTGAGAACTTTGAATATGTCTTCTTGtaacatagaaaatatatatgCCGGGGCATTTAAAGGCATgcaatatttagaaatattagaTTTATCTAAGAATTTACGCCTTGGATTTCGCATGttggaaaatatttcatatagCTTACAGTTTACTAGAATCAAATCGTTAAACTACTCTAAAGTTTATAATACGTTTGGTATGGGAACTCAGTTGAAACTTCGAGATGCTTGTTACCTTTGGAATACAACATTGAATGAACTTGTTTTAAACAGTAACCGGATTCAGTTAGCTCAAACAAATTCGTTGATTCTTGTTCCAAGAAGTTTAAAAATCCTCCGCGTAGAAGACAATAAATTTACGTTTGCACCTTATCTCTTACAATTGGCGTGTATGGTTAATTTGGAGGAAGTGTATGCTAACGATCAAAATAGCGCTCATAATCCTCTTTTGTATGAAAAGGAACCCATTGAAAACTACAGCGAAACTATGAAAGACGATTCTTATTGTCCGTATATGCAGGCTGAGTTCTTGCGAAATATAAGCAAAAACACTGAATCTTGtccttattttaaaaataacGATTTACATGGGTTAAAAATCTACCCATATTTTCCAAAGAACTTAAAAATAGTGGAATATGCTCGtagtaatttgaaatataatatcacaaAATTTCTAGTTTTGCCAATGTCAAACGCGATTGAATATTTGGATTTTTCTGACAATATCCTTTATGCATTGACAGGGCCTATAGGACCATTTCCaaaaatgaaatatctgtatTTATCTCGAAATTATTGTTCACATATTGGAGTTGGGTTTTTTGACAACTTTAAAGGT CTTGGATTAGTTTTTTCAAATGAGCACTATGGTCCCGTGATATTTGAAGAGTTAGTGAATGTCAAAGTTTTGAACTTGTCATCAAATATCATATCGTACTTACCACCAACAGCATTTACAAAAATGACACAGCTAGAAACATTAGATTTAAGTGTGAATGGCATCGAAACTTGGACTATTGATGTAAATACATTAAACAATTTGGTACATTTAAATCTGAAATCTAATTCTTTTCACGCGCTCCCTACTGTACTTACAAACAAACTGGAATCAAACGCTAAACTGATAGGTAAAAAGTTCACAATTGATCTTGCAAACAATTCATTCACAACAAACTGTGACGAAAAAGTGTTTTTAGAATGGATGGTGAAACATAGAGATAATATGCTTCACTTTAAAGATTACACATTCCGCAACAAAACAGGCGCGACACTTTCAGTTGAACAATTTGTTGAAGCCGTTAATAAACTTAATACAGAATGTCGCTCGTACACAGCTGTAATTGTTTTCAGTTCAATCGGCGTCTCAGTATTTCTTTCAATTGCTGTTGGAGGTATCATCTACAAGAACCGATggaaattaagatatttaatgaggATAACTAAAATCAGACAATTTGGCTATAACAGACTTTATAATGATCCGAATGAAGAGTTTACATATGATGCGTTCATATCTTCTGCAAATGAAAACCTACGTTTTATACTGGACAAAATTACTCCGCGTATGGAGGAACAGGAAATGAAGTTGTGTTTACATGATAGGGACTTTTTACCTGGAAACAATATTGCAGACAATATCCTTGAAGCGATAAGAAACAGCAGAAAAACTGTTGTAATTCTATCAAAAGAATTCTTGAAAAGCAAATGGTGCTTATATGAGTTCAATATGGCGAGGATGGAAAGTATTTATTCTCGAGGGGGTGAAAATTGTCTTGTAGTTGTTATGTTAGAAGATGTCCCAACCAGAAATATGACCACTGAAATGTTGCAAtggataattt ctaagcgggcgggcttgcaATGGATAAAGTCCAATACGTATATAGAATACACGACAGAAGAAGGAGAACTACTTTTTTGGGATAATCTCACGGAAGCGTTAAGGGAATGA